Proteins from a genomic interval of Candidatus Hinthialibacter antarcticus:
- a CDS encoding DUF5989 family protein: MDLFRDFIGFMKERKKFWLIPIILTLFLFGALIVFTSGSAIAPFIYAMF; this comes from the coding sequence ATGGATTTGTTTCGCGATTTTATTGGATTTATGAAAGAACGCAAAAAGTTCTGGTTGATTCCAATTATTCTTACGCTCTTTCTTTTTGGCGCCTTGATTGTGTTCACCAGCGGTTCGGCGATTGCGCCGTTCATATACGCAATGTTCTAA
- a CDS encoding SxtJ family membrane protein, whose amino-acid sequence MHIWIRYSDLSLGQCKDAGMALCLICLLIGWFGQINGLYAASIIVLLINMTWAGAFKPFAWFWFSLSFVLGTVVSKIILSVLFFVLVVPIAFIRARLGEDPLHLKLWKQGKESAFKERNITFSKRDVERPF is encoded by the coding sequence ATGCACATTTGGATTCGATATAGCGACCTCAGTCTGGGCCAATGCAAAGACGCGGGCATGGCCTTGTGTCTGATTTGTCTGTTGATTGGCTGGTTTGGGCAAATCAATGGGCTCTATGCCGCGTCGATTATTGTGTTGTTAATCAATATGACTTGGGCGGGGGCGTTTAAGCCCTTTGCTTGGTTCTGGTTTAGTTTATCGTTCGTTCTGGGTACGGTGGTTTCAAAAATTATCTTGTCGGTTTTATTCTTTGTCCTAGTCGTCCCTATCGCGTTTATTCGCGCGCGTCTGGGCGAGGACCCCCTGCATTTGAAACTCTGGAAACAGGGCAAAGAGTCGGCCTTTAAAGAACGCAACATCACGTTTTCAAAACGGGACGTCGAGCGTCCCTTCTAA
- a CDS encoding MFS transporter, whose protein sequence is MNSTSQAKAPRGLAAPDFPFSPKRFPFYYGWVIVAASTVGVVMSIPGQTMGVSVFTEHLMVALNLTSVQLSAAYMCGTILSSCLLPLGGNWFDHWGARNLVVPSALVLSLTLLLLSQCDRIAGFLTVGNSDTVRLVTTFTVIFIGFTMLRFSGQGLLTMTSRAMLGKWFNRKRGFVSGVHGTVVTFMFSIAPLALNHFVIAFEWRGAWVFLMGMSLGMALFGWLFFRDTPEECGLVMDGAVVDGDEDHQAKSHNVIKEFTRMEALRDYSFWVFTLGLASFTLIITAITFHIVSIAREAGLAEEQAFSIFMPMAVVSIICNFIFGWICDYVPLKVTLIFMMATMGMGILAIPIISSWAGWCLVFVGLGASGGVFAPLITVVWPEFYGREHIGAISSFNLSAMVFSSAIGPFLFSLSMDWYGSYNNAIYVSLVIPVLVSVAAMKANNPQDHLRKLNG, encoded by the coding sequence ATGAACTCGACCTCTCAAGCGAAAGCCCCGCGTGGATTGGCCGCGCCGGATTTTCCCTTTTCACCAAAGCGCTTTCCATTTTATTACGGATGGGTGATCGTCGCCGCCAGCACAGTCGGCGTGGTTATGAGCATCCCCGGCCAGACGATGGGCGTCAGCGTGTTCACCGAGCACCTGATGGTTGCATTGAATTTGACCAGCGTCCAATTGTCCGCTGCGTACATGTGCGGGACCATTCTCAGCAGCTGCCTATTGCCATTGGGCGGCAATTGGTTTGACCATTGGGGCGCGCGCAACCTGGTGGTTCCTTCTGCGTTGGTGTTGAGCCTGACGTTGTTATTGCTGAGCCAATGCGACCGCATTGCAGGTTTTCTGACGGTCGGGAATTCTGATACCGTACGTCTGGTTACTACTTTCACCGTAATTTTTATTGGCTTTACGATGCTGCGTTTTTCCGGTCAGGGGTTGTTGACCATGACCTCGCGGGCCATGTTGGGCAAATGGTTCAATCGCAAGCGAGGGTTTGTCTCCGGCGTACACGGAACGGTTGTCACCTTTATGTTCTCGATCGCGCCATTGGCGCTGAATCATTTTGTCATCGCGTTTGAATGGCGCGGCGCATGGGTTTTTCTGATGGGGATGTCGTTGGGTATGGCGCTGTTCGGCTGGTTGTTTTTTCGCGATACGCCCGAAGAATGCGGTTTGGTGATGGACGGCGCCGTCGTGGATGGCGACGAAGATCACCAAGCCAAATCCCACAACGTCATTAAAGAATTCACGCGGATGGAAGCGTTGCGCGACTATTCATTTTGGGTGTTTACGCTCGGGCTTGCGTCGTTCACGCTCATCATTACCGCGATCACCTTTCATATTGTCTCTATCGCCCGCGAAGCCGGACTGGCAGAGGAACAAGCGTTTTCAATCTTCATGCCCATGGCGGTCGTCAGTATTATTTGCAATTTTATTTTCGGCTGGATTTGCGATTACGTTCCATTAAAAGTTACGTTGATATTTATGATGGCGACCATGGGGATGGGAATCCTAGCGATTCCGATCATTTCATCTTGGGCGGGTTGGTGTTTGGTGTTTGTTGGATTGGGCGCTTCCGGCGGCGTGTTCGCTCCATTGATTACCGTTGTTTGGCCTGAATTTTATGGACGGGAGCATATCGGCGCGATCAGCAGTTTTAATTTGTCGGCGATGGTGTTCTCTAGCGCTATCGGCCCGTTTTTGTTCAGCCTGTCGATGGATTGGTACGGTTCGTATAACAACGCTATATATGTTAGTTTAGTTATTCCTGTGTTGGTGTCGGTGGCTGCGATGAAAGCCAACAATCCTCAAGACCATTTACGGAAGTTGAACGGATAG
- a CDS encoding aspartate aminotransferase family protein, whose product MTWSERSLAAFPAGSNGEFNLTPELTMVVQRGQGCHLWDADGREYIDFSMGWGSALVGHANPAVVEAVVKQAPLGSNFSYVNENALLLAEELLRLSPACDRIRFAASGTEATLYCRRLAREFTGRSKILKFEGAYHGATEIGVVSLFPDNPPDWPEPEPTGTGASRSALKDILVAPYNDTETMRRIIEENADDLAGVIVEPLQRCTPPKPGFLEELRRVTLEHGIILIFDEVVTGFRLAYGGAQEYYGVVPDLVAYGKALGGSYPIGAYGGRADVMDLVCESRMNQMPYVWSASTLGGNPISCAAARATLGQFSQEGVYPRLHQLGNYLRDGMRKILDEQGVTSQIIGDGPLAQVVFSGEPVFDYRSTKKGDSAKGRCLMLNLFKRGVFLNPMGTKLYLSIAHDESVCDDFLSRFVDALKETIV is encoded by the coding sequence ATGACTTGGTCTGAACGCTCATTGGCTGCTTTTCCCGCCGGTTCAAACGGAGAATTTAACCTGACGCCTGAACTGACGATGGTTGTCCAGCGTGGACAAGGTTGTCATCTGTGGGACGCCGACGGACGCGAGTATATCGACTTTTCGATGGGGTGGGGGTCTGCGCTGGTTGGACACGCCAACCCGGCGGTGGTCGAGGCGGTGGTTAAACAGGCGCCGCTTGGATCGAATTTTTCGTATGTGAACGAGAATGCGTTGCTGCTCGCCGAAGAGTTGTTGCGCCTCAGCCCGGCGTGCGACCGCATTCGCTTTGCGGCTTCTGGGACCGAAGCGACCTTGTATTGCCGCCGCTTGGCGCGTGAATTTACCGGACGCTCAAAAATTTTGAAGTTTGAAGGCGCCTACCACGGCGCGACGGAAATCGGCGTGGTCAGTTTGTTTCCTGACAACCCGCCCGACTGGCCCGAACCCGAACCGACCGGCACAGGAGCGTCGCGCTCGGCCTTGAAAGATATTTTGGTTGCGCCGTATAACGATACCGAAACCATGCGGCGTATCATCGAAGAAAACGCCGACGACCTTGCCGGCGTGATCGTCGAGCCGTTGCAACGCTGTACGCCGCCCAAGCCGGGCTTTCTCGAAGAACTGCGGCGCGTAACCCTGGAACACGGGATTATTCTGATATTTGACGAAGTTGTGACGGGGTTCCGTTTGGCGTACGGCGGCGCACAGGAATATTACGGCGTGGTCCCTGACCTCGTCGCCTATGGAAAAGCGCTGGGCGGCAGTTACCCCATCGGCGCGTACGGCGGACGGGCTGACGTGATGGACTTGGTGTGCGAGTCGCGCATGAACCAAATGCCTTACGTGTGGTCAGCGTCAACTCTCGGCGGCAACCCCATTTCTTGCGCAGCGGCGCGGGCGACCTTGGGGCAATTCTCGCAAGAGGGGGTCTACCCGCGCCTGCATCAGCTCGGTAACTATCTGCGGGATGGAATGCGCAAAATTCTGGATGAACAGGGTGTGACCAGCCAAATTATCGGCGACGGGCCGCTGGCGCAGGTCGTCTTTTCCGGCGAGCCTGTCTTTGATTATCGCTCTACCAAGAAAGGCGATTCCGCCAAAGGGCGTTGCCTCATGTTGAATTTGTTCAAGCGGGGCGTTTTTCTCAACCCGATGGGAACCAAACTCTATCTCTCGATTGCGCATGATGAATCAGTTTGCGATGATTTTTTATCTCGCTTTGTTGATGCACTGAAGGAAACAATTGTTTAA
- a CDS encoding DUF2961 domain-containing protein produces the protein MKIQHWGTIVLAVVVFAGAGWAQDFNGLDMNLGNLYRMSDAKTRSISPENFTGAKGMGGRAVDGTGKHASRELGQGWKVSPSVRVESGSTFTIAEIEGPGAIQHIWLTPTGNWRYSILRMYWDDEETPSVECPVGDFFGMGWGEYAPLNSLPVVVNPGSAFNCYWTMPFRKKCKITLENIDENAMVVYYQIDYTLTEVPEDAAYFHAQFRRVNPLPYKDVYTIVDDIKGKGQYVGTYMAWGLNSNGWWGEGEIKFFMDGDKDWPTICGTGTEDYFLGSYGFENKAKREYETYTTPYVGFHQLIKPDGFNRAQQRVGLYRWHVMDPVRFEDDLRVTMQALGWRSGGRYLPLQDDIASVAFWYQSEPHGKFPKLPSKDELEVN, from the coding sequence ATGAAGATTCAACATTGGGGAACAATTGTACTGGCTGTCGTCGTGTTTGCGGGCGCTGGCTGGGCGCAAGACTTCAACGGGCTTGATATGAACCTGGGCAACCTCTACCGCATGTCAGACGCCAAAACCCGTTCGATAAGCCCTGAGAACTTCACCGGCGCCAAGGGCATGGGTGGACGCGCCGTCGACGGGACGGGCAAACACGCCTCGCGGGAATTAGGACAAGGATGGAAGGTCTCTCCCTCGGTGCGGGTCGAATCGGGAAGCACTTTCACCATAGCGGAAATCGAAGGCCCCGGCGCCATTCAGCATATATGGTTGACGCCGACCGGCAACTGGCGGTATTCGATTCTGCGTATGTATTGGGATGACGAAGAAACGCCGTCGGTTGAATGTCCGGTGGGAGATTTCTTCGGCATGGGCTGGGGCGAGTATGCGCCTCTTAATTCGCTGCCTGTTGTTGTGAATCCCGGCAGCGCGTTTAATTGCTATTGGACGATGCCGTTCCGTAAAAAATGTAAAATCACACTCGAAAACATCGACGAAAATGCCATGGTCGTTTATTACCAAATCGACTATACGTTGACGGAGGTTCCTGAGGACGCCGCCTATTTTCATGCGCAGTTTCGCCGGGTGAATCCGCTGCCCTATAAAGATGTGTATACCATCGTGGATGACATCAAAGGCAAGGGGCAATACGTCGGTACGTACATGGCGTGGGGCCTCAATAGCAATGGTTGGTGGGGCGAGGGCGAGATCAAATTCTTCATGGACGGCGACAAGGATTGGCCCACCATCTGCGGCACCGGGACGGAAGATTATTTTCTCGGTTCCTATGGATTTGAGAATAAAGCCAAGCGCGAGTACGAAACCTACACCACGCCTTATGTTGGCTTTCACCAATTGATTAAACCCGACGGCTTCAATCGCGCTCAACAGCGGGTGGGGTTGTATCGCTGGCATGTGATGGACCCGGTCCGCTTTGAAGATGATCTGCGAGTGACGATGCAGGCGCTGGGGTGGCGTTCGGGCGGGCGGTATTTGCCGCTGCAGGATGACATCGCCTCGGTCGCGTTTTGGTATCAATCCGAACCGCATGGCAAGTTCCCCAAATTACCAAGCAAAGACGAGTTAGAAGTGAATTAG
- a CDS encoding prepilin-type N-terminal cleavage/methylation domain-containing protein produces MKRKGFTLIELLIVVAIIGILAAIAVPNFLNAQIRAKVAKCESEMRTWLDIYQMYRLDTGQFPPHAPGHPLWQNKYMTTPVSYIGTPPLDPFQATDTKEANLFQWSHGSYHADYFGNGGVSPNRLIQSESLFAHAKQGKIIDQTSDNFHIGTVYYIWSMGPDYEHAPKSLFDIYEATNGLTSYGDIVKVGS; encoded by the coding sequence ATGAAACGCAAAGGGTTCACACTGATCGAGTTGCTGATTGTAGTCGCCATTATCGGTATACTCGCCGCGATTGCCGTACCCAATTTTCTCAACGCACAAATTCGGGCCAAAGTCGCCAAATGCGAGTCAGAAATGCGCACGTGGTTAGACATCTACCAGATGTACCGGCTGGATACAGGCCAGTTCCCGCCACACGCGCCCGGACACCCATTGTGGCAGAACAAATATATGACCACGCCAGTATCGTATATCGGAACGCCGCCGCTCGACCCATTTCAAGCGACCGATACAAAAGAGGCGAATTTGTTTCAATGGAGCCACGGTTCATACCATGCTGATTATTTCGGCAACGGCGGCGTGTCTCCCAACCGTTTGATCCAGTCTGAATCGTTATTCGCTCATGCAAAACAAGGAAAAATTATCGACCAGACATCCGACAATTTTCATATCGGCACCGTCTACTATATTTGGAGCATGGGGCCGGACTATGAACATGCGCCCAAGTCATTGTTTGACATCTATGAAGCCACAAATGGCTTGACCAGTTACGGCGACATCGTAAAAGTGGGTAGTTAA